TCCATTTTCAGTAACAATTCCGCCTTTTCCTTTCTCTGCAAACCCGAGATCTTCAATTGCGCAGATTTCGGCAATTGTGAAGCAGTCGTGCACTTCCACAAGGTCGATATCCTCAGGTCTTAGCTTTGCCATGGAATATGCCCGCTGCCCAGCGATTACAGTGGCATCCAGGGTTGTCAGATCACGCCTGTCATGGAGTGCAATAGTATCGCTTGCCTGAGAAGTTGCTTTGATATAAATGGGGGTATCAGTATATTTGCGTGCAACATCCGCAGGGGCAAGCACAAGAGCTGAAGCTCCGTCCGTTATTGGGGAACAGTCAAAAATATGCAGAGGGTCTGCCACCATAGTTGAATTCAGCACATCATCAACAGTAATTATGTTTTTGTACTGGGCAATCGGGTTCAGGCTTCCGTTTCTATGATTCTTTACGGCAACCTCAGCAAGCTGCTCGCTGGTTGTCCCATACCTGTGCATGTGCAGCCTTGCAATCATTGCATAAAGTCCAGGAAAGGTGGCTCCTGCCATGCCTTCCCATTCCCTGTCAGCCGCTGCCGCAAGAGCAGAAGATGCTTCCTCAGACCCGACATCTGTCATCTTCTCGGCTCCCGCTGCAATCACGATATCGCTATAACCAGA
The Methanosarcina thermophila TM-1 genome window above contains:
- a CDS encoding thiolase domain-containing protein; its protein translation is MRDVAIVGVKNTKFGELWERSLRDIVVEAGIGAIEDAGVSGKEIDALYVGNMSGGRFIEQEHIGALIADYSGLSKNLHIPATRVEAACASGGLALRQAIMAVASGYSDIVIAAGAEKMTDVGSEEASSALAAAADREWEGMAGATFPGLYAMIARLHMHRYGTTSEQLAEVAVKNHRNGSLNPIAQYKNIITVDDVLNSTMVADPLHIFDCSPITDGASALVLAPADVARKYTDTPIYIKATSQASDTIALHDRRDLTTLDATVIAGQRAYSMAKLRPEDIDLVEVHDCFTIAEICAIEDLGFAEKGKGGIVTENGETAIGGRIPVNTSGGLKACGHPVGATGIKQAVEIVTQLRGEAGKRQVEGAEYGMTHNVGGSGATAVVHIFSRER